The following are from one region of the Pectobacterium actinidiae genome:
- a CDS encoding non-ribosomal peptide synthetase, which translates to MTQLPTAKLTSLSLDELKKLAREKKRTSKTPSGKTIAPHATPGRVHFPMTSAQKRIWMLSQYLDDSQVYNNPYVLACRIEHDMEPQRVQQVLNYLMQQHDILRTTFRLVDNDVHQCIADDMSFSFSFEDISAFSEEDIEKYVSETAKAKGNTVFDLENGPLVYLHMVKTHQHDYVLFLTFHHIISDGWTVNVFFKMLMENYFRLLQGGTLPIEKTLQFADYALAEDRWYTEGEYQTGLAYWAKKLDGITGQLDLATDYPRPAKMSTTGGIVSQFFDASFCQRLQTCATQHQATQFHVILTAYQLLLHKYSGQQEIIIGAPFANRNLPATQNMMGLFMNTLPLRFDIDPNASVASLIEGARAECEETLRYQDVPFNYILDEITYVRNPQINPIFQAILTYQVFPHFHSSHGGFKYKPLKVDYGTAKLDLNLWVEEDKDSDGLLFTMNYSSALFSSSTIQRMLNDLRTLLETLITQPQLTVRDISLLSGEERSATIAQCHPTATAFPPAVHMQFEQQARQNPDAIAVRCEGRAFSYAQLNERANQLAHQLQKDGIAQGECVALFMPKSEYYVVAILAVLKAGGCYVPVDMDLPAQQVEFILKNSAARCVIIDKQSPGDTLPCLYVRQNRSRMPVSNPSQPQVTDGPAYIIYTSGSTGKPKGVRVKHSQLSHYCQAIRSVLNLPPDARYGMFSSFTTDLAHTVLFPALIHQGQLEVISTELLRSPQELFAYLAHYPVDCIKITPSHLATLLTSPQANALLPRQLLVIGGERVPLSLIKRVREFQTSCRILNHYGPTECTVGVTTYPVPDDLCRLSGDYLPIGKPLSDSHVLLLDAYHQLVPTGLPGEIYLGGSHVAEGYIGLPDQNNARFIPHPYLEGERLYRSGDKGRLLPDGNLEFMGRLDRQVKVRGYRVELTEIEQALQQVANATHVAIKQNTLHHGETVLTAYLCGIDEPSQTTVKTALQKKLPDYMHPERWVWLEAMPLTASGKINYAALPLPSAEKRVALHAPENQREHDLHEIYRDILQSETIDTQENFFTLGGNSLSALKLILSVNQHFGTSLSLGQLFENSSIAQLARVIEEKGSQTQTARVTINRGQPEDKPTLLLIHPAGGNVLCYSALARELGERYPIYGIQVPDFSVNQPYNADIKTLAAFYLSEAGDIVHHSRLVLGGWSLGATIAFEMAQQLTRKGITPTVLVLDQPAPEINIDDSAGMNEAERLAYFAHKVALFTGASFDLSEQSLADMSNAQRTSRFLAEFKRVGLVPESIGPGAFQDFINILQTHIYATDAYRGECYSGDVLVVEAEDILPGRIRLPETGLGWRRLTSGCLTVLPTSGDHISMMNAPHISRIAEQLKKVWQ; encoded by the coding sequence ATGACGCAGCTTCCCACCGCAAAACTGACCTCGCTTAGTCTGGATGAACTCAAAAAGCTGGCGAGAGAAAAGAAGAGAACGAGCAAGACACCATCAGGTAAAACCATTGCTCCGCACGCGACACCCGGCAGAGTACATTTCCCCATGACCAGCGCGCAGAAGCGCATCTGGATGCTCTCCCAATATCTTGATGATAGCCAGGTCTATAACAATCCGTATGTGCTTGCCTGCAGGATCGAGCACGATATGGAGCCGCAACGAGTACAGCAGGTACTCAACTATCTGATGCAACAGCATGACATTCTGCGTACAACATTCCGGCTAGTCGATAACGATGTACACCAGTGCATTGCTGACGATATGTCTTTCTCGTTCAGCTTTGAAGATATCTCCGCATTCAGCGAAGAAGACATTGAAAAATATGTCTCGGAGACGGCCAAGGCGAAAGGAAATACCGTTTTTGATTTGGAGAATGGCCCGCTGGTTTATCTCCATATGGTCAAAACCCATCAGCACGACTATGTCCTGTTCCTGACCTTTCATCACATTATTTCCGACGGGTGGACGGTCAATGTGTTCTTCAAAATGCTGATGGAAAACTACTTTCGTCTGCTACAGGGTGGGACATTACCCATCGAAAAAACGCTCCAGTTCGCCGACTACGCGCTGGCGGAAGATCGATGGTATACCGAGGGCGAATACCAGACCGGGTTGGCCTATTGGGCAAAAAAGCTGGATGGCATCACAGGGCAGTTAGATCTGGCAACGGACTACCCTCGCCCAGCCAAAATGAGCACCACCGGGGGAATCGTCAGCCAGTTCTTTGATGCGTCTTTCTGCCAGCGCTTGCAAACCTGTGCAACACAGCATCAGGCAACACAATTCCACGTTATCCTCACGGCATACCAACTCCTGCTGCACAAATACAGCGGGCAGCAGGAAATCATCATCGGCGCACCGTTTGCCAATCGCAATTTACCTGCCACGCAAAACATGATGGGGCTATTCATGAATACCCTGCCATTGCGTTTTGATATCGATCCTAATGCCAGTGTCGCCTCCCTGATCGAGGGCGCGCGCGCCGAGTGTGAAGAAACCTTGAGATACCAGGATGTACCGTTCAATTATATTCTGGACGAAATTACCTATGTGCGTAATCCCCAGATCAATCCGATCTTCCAGGCAATCTTGACGTATCAGGTCTTCCCTCATTTTCACAGTAGCCATGGCGGGTTCAAATATAAGCCGTTAAAAGTGGATTACGGTACCGCTAAACTGGATCTGAACTTATGGGTAGAGGAAGACAAAGATAGTGACGGCCTGTTGTTCACCATGAACTACAGCAGCGCATTATTTTCCAGCAGCACTATCCAGCGCATGCTGAACGATCTGCGGACTCTTCTCGAAACCTTAATCACCCAGCCGCAATTAACCGTCCGGGATATCTCACTGCTAAGCGGTGAAGAACGTAGTGCGACCATTGCACAGTGCCACCCGACCGCTACCGCGTTCCCGCCTGCGGTGCATATGCAGTTTGAACAACAGGCACGACAAAATCCCGATGCCATCGCCGTTCGTTGTGAAGGGCGCGCATTCAGCTATGCTCAGCTCAATGAACGGGCAAACCAACTGGCACATCAGCTCCAGAAAGACGGCATTGCGCAGGGGGAGTGTGTCGCACTGTTCATGCCGAAAAGCGAATATTACGTCGTCGCGATTCTGGCCGTGTTAAAAGCTGGCGGATGCTATGTCCCGGTCGATATGGATCTTCCTGCACAGCAGGTTGAGTTCATCCTGAAAAACTCCGCCGCCCGTTGCGTCATCATCGACAAACAGTCACCCGGTGACACGCTCCCCTGCCTCTACGTAAGACAAAATCGCAGTAGGATGCCGGTGAGCAATCCATCACAACCACAGGTTACGGATGGCCCAGCTTACATCATTTATACCTCGGGCAGTACCGGCAAACCAAAAGGCGTTCGTGTCAAACACTCACAGCTTAGCCACTACTGTCAGGCCATTCGATCCGTGCTCAACCTGCCGCCCGATGCCCGCTACGGCATGTTTTCATCCTTCACAACCGATTTGGCACACACGGTTCTGTTCCCTGCACTGATTCACCAAGGTCAGTTAGAGGTGATCAGCACGGAATTACTCCGCTCCCCACAGGAGCTGTTCGCTTATCTGGCGCACTATCCGGTCGATTGCATAAAAATCACGCCGTCGCATTTAGCGACGTTACTAACGTCACCGCAGGCTAACGCGTTGTTGCCTCGCCAGTTGCTGGTTATCGGCGGAGAACGCGTTCCTCTGTCACTCATCAAGCGCGTACGCGAGTTCCAAACGTCCTGTCGCATCCTCAACCATTATGGTCCAACAGAATGCACCGTCGGCGTCACCACCTATCCAGTGCCGGACGATCTCTGTCGCCTTTCAGGTGACTATTTGCCCATCGGTAAGCCTCTGTCCGATAGCCATGTCCTGCTACTTGATGCTTATCACCAGCTCGTTCCGACGGGCTTACCGGGCGAAATTTATCTGGGCGGTTCACATGTCGCAGAAGGGTACATCGGCCTGCCAGATCAAAATAACGCCCGCTTTATTCCTCACCCTTATCTGGAGGGCGAACGGCTCTATCGCAGCGGTGACAAAGGTCGCCTCCTGCCTGATGGCAATCTTGAATTTATGGGGCGTTTGGATCGTCAGGTTAAAGTGCGCGGCTATCGTGTTGAACTGACGGAGATTGAGCAGGCATTGCAACAGGTTGCTAATGCGACCCACGTTGCCATTAAACAAAACACGCTGCACCACGGGGAAACCGTCTTAACCGCATACCTGTGCGGCATTGATGAACCCAGCCAGACCACGGTAAAAACGGCGCTGCAAAAAAAACTGCCAGACTATATGCATCCCGAACGCTGGGTATGGCTAGAGGCGATGCCATTAACCGCCAGCGGTAAGATAAATTATGCCGCGTTACCCCTGCCCTCAGCAGAAAAGCGCGTAGCACTCCATGCGCCGGAAAATCAGCGCGAACACGACCTGCATGAAATTTATCGCGACATTTTACAAAGCGAGACGATTGATACGCAGGAGAACTTCTTTACCCTTGGCGGGAATTCTCTCAGCGCATTAAAGCTCATCCTGAGCGTTAACCAGCACTTTGGGACATCACTGTCTCTTGGGCAGTTGTTCGAAAATAGCAGCATTGCCCAATTGGCCCGAGTGATTGAAGAAAAGGGATCACAGACTCAAACCGCAAGAGTGACGATCAATCGTGGGCAGCCTGAAGATAAACCCACTTTACTTCTGATCCATCCAGCAGGCGGTAACGTGCTGTGCTATTCCGCGCTGGCGCGTGAATTGGGCGAGCGCTATCCGATCTATGGCATTCAGGTGCCCGATTTCAGCGTTAACCAGCCTTATAACGCCGACATCAAAACACTCGCCGCTTTCTATCTCTCAGAAGCTGGCGACATCGTTCATCATTCTCGTCTGGTATTAGGAGGATGGTCTCTCGGCGCAACTATCGCTTTTGAAATGGCGCAGCAGCTCACGAGAAAAGGCATAACACCGACGGTACTCGTGTTGGACCAACCAGCACCAGAGATCAACATCGACGACTCAGCAGGCATGAATGAGGCGGAACGTCTGGCGTATTTCGCACATAAAGTGGCGTTGTTTACCGGTGCGTCTTTCGATCTTTCGGAGCAGTCGCTTGCAGACATGAGCAATGCGCAACGAACGTCGCGCTTTCTGGCTGAGTTCAAACGTGTGGGACTGGTTCCTGAGTCGATTGGGCCTGGAGCATTTCAGGATTTTATCAATATCCTGCAAACCCATATCTATGCGACAGATGCTTACCGTGGCGAGTGCTACTCAGGTGATGTGCTGGTCGTCGAAGCGGAAGATATTTTACCCGGTCGTATCCGTCTGCCAGAGACTGGACTGGGATGGCGTCGCCTCACTTCAGGTTGCCTGACGGTACTGCCAACTTCCGGCGATCATATCTCAATGATGAACGCCCCACATATTTCTCGCATAGCCGAACAGCTCAAAAAAGTATGGCAATAA
- the secG gene encoding preprotein translocase subunit SecG: MYEALLVIFLLVSIGLVALIMLQQGKGADMGASFGAGASATLFGSSGSGNFMTRMTAILATLFFIISLILGNLSSLQKKGGAWDNLSQPEKAEQTTTPAAPSTPASDIPK, from the coding sequence ATGTACGAAGCTCTATTAGTAATTTTCCTGTTAGTATCGATCGGGCTTGTTGCCTTGATCATGCTTCAGCAGGGTAAAGGTGCTGATATGGGAGCGTCGTTCGGAGCAGGTGCTTCTGCCACTTTGTTCGGTTCGAGCGGCTCTGGTAATTTCATGACCCGCATGACGGCGATACTGGCGACCCTGTTCTTCATCATCAGTCTGATTCTGGGCAACTTAAGTTCGCTGCAGAAAAAAGGCGGTGCATGGGATAACCTGAGCCAGCCAGAAAAAGCTGAGCAGACGACAACGCCTGCTGCGCCTTCAACACCGGCGAGTGACATTCCGAAGTAA
- a CDS encoding NADP-dependent oxidoreductase, giving the protein MNPLENKLIVLNRHPDGPAQLEDFRLEERHINALQPGEYLVENKWLSIDLYTRPRLNKNTAYVSPIKQGEVIQGETVGYVVATKNPHFKVGDCVFTFSGWQKYYVGTPQDFITHRLPSTTLSPSIFLGVVGTPGRSAYFGMNKIAKPKAGETLVVSAASGGVGSVVGQLGKQAGCRVVGLAGSEEKCRYVVETLGFDACINYKEDDLNHALRAACPNGIDIYFENVGGRVSLFVAKLLNEGARVPVCGSAAQYNQDPDVDASSTVAFFSSLPDAPLSRFFLVTEWFKDYAEANIWLLDAVEKERLKYRENIVEGIENAPQAFIDLLDSKHFGKQLVRL; this is encoded by the coding sequence ATGAATCCGTTAGAAAACAAGCTGATTGTATTGAATCGTCATCCTGATGGCCCCGCACAGTTAGAGGATTTCAGGCTCGAAGAACGCCATATCAATGCACTACAGCCCGGCGAATATCTGGTTGAAAACAAATGGCTATCTATTGATCTTTATACACGCCCACGGCTTAACAAGAACACAGCCTATGTGAGCCCAATCAAACAGGGAGAAGTGATTCAAGGCGAAACGGTAGGCTACGTCGTGGCAACGAAGAACCCACACTTTAAGGTTGGAGATTGTGTGTTCACCTTTTCAGGCTGGCAGAAATACTATGTCGGTACACCTCAAGATTTTATTACACATCGCCTGCCGTCAACGACCCTATCCCCCTCTATTTTTCTCGGCGTGGTGGGTACACCGGGACGTTCCGCTTATTTTGGCATGAACAAAATTGCCAAACCTAAAGCGGGAGAAACGCTGGTGGTCTCCGCCGCATCAGGGGGCGTAGGTTCCGTCGTCGGTCAGTTAGGTAAACAAGCTGGATGCCGGGTTGTCGGTCTGGCTGGAAGCGAAGAGAAATGTCGCTATGTCGTTGAGACATTAGGCTTCGACGCCTGCATTAATTATAAAGAAGATGACTTAAATCACGCCTTGCGGGCTGCCTGCCCTAACGGAATTGATATCTATTTTGAAAACGTTGGCGGCAGAGTTTCACTTTTCGTTGCCAAACTGCTTAACGAAGGCGCAAGAGTCCCCGTCTGTGGCAGTGCGGCACAATACAATCAGGATCCTGACGTTGACGCATCCAGCACGGTAGCATTTTTCTCTTCGCTACCCGATGCCCCGCTAAGCCGCTTTTTTCTTGTGACAGAATGGTTCAAAGACTATGCGGAAGCAAACATCTGGCTGTTGGATGCCGTTGAGAAAGAACGATTAAAATATCGAGAGAACATTGTTGAGGGAATAGAGAATGCGCCCCAAGCCTTTATCGACCTATTAGACAGCAAACACTTTGGCAAGCAGTTGGTACGCCTGTAA
- the glmM gene encoding phosphoglucosamine mutase: MSNRKYFGTDGVRGKVGDTPITPDFVLKLGWAAGKVLARHGSRKIIIGKDTRISGYMLESALEAGLAAAGLSASFTGPMPTPAVAYLTRTFRAEAGIVISASHNPYYDNGIKFFSIDGTKLPDDVEEAIEAELEKPLTCVESAELGKASRIVDAAGRYIEFCKGTFPSELSLNGLKIVVDCANGATYHIAPSVLRELGAKVITIGCEPDGMNINEECGATDVRQLQARVLAEKADVGLAFDGDGDRLIMVDHLGNKVDGDQILYIIAREGLRQGQLRGGAVGTLMSNMGLEVALKQLGIPFARAKVGDRYVLETMQAKGWRIGAENSGHVILLDKTTTGDGVIAGLQVLTAIVKNHMSLHDLCSGMKLFPQILVNVRFTGEHDPLEDKNVQQITQDVEKELAGRGRVLLRKSGTEPLIRVMVEGEHEETVIALANRIADAVKAVG; encoded by the coding sequence ATGAGTAACCGCAAATATTTTGGTACCGATGGCGTACGCGGCAAGGTTGGCGATACGCCGATTACACCTGATTTTGTGCTTAAACTGGGTTGGGCCGCCGGGAAAGTTCTCGCGCGACATGGTTCTCGTAAGATTATTATCGGCAAAGATACCCGTATTTCTGGCTACATGCTGGAGTCTGCGCTGGAAGCTGGGCTGGCTGCTGCGGGGTTGTCGGCTTCTTTTACCGGCCCGATGCCAACGCCTGCGGTTGCTTATCTTACCCGTACGTTCCGTGCTGAAGCAGGCATCGTTATTTCGGCTTCTCATAACCCGTATTACGACAACGGTATTAAATTTTTCTCAATTGACGGCACCAAGCTGCCGGATGATGTAGAAGAAGCGATCGAAGCTGAGCTGGAAAAACCGCTGACGTGTGTTGAGTCAGCTGAATTAGGTAAAGCCAGCCGCATTGTTGATGCTGCCGGACGCTACATCGAATTTTGCAAAGGGACATTCCCGAGCGAACTGAGCCTGAATGGCTTAAAGATTGTCGTCGATTGCGCCAATGGTGCTACCTATCATATCGCCCCCAGCGTATTGCGCGAACTTGGTGCTAAAGTCATCACGATTGGCTGTGAGCCGGATGGGATGAACATCAATGAAGAGTGTGGCGCGACGGACGTCAGACAGCTACAGGCGCGTGTACTGGCTGAAAAAGCGGACGTTGGGCTAGCGTTTGACGGCGATGGCGATCGGCTCATCATGGTCGACCATCTAGGCAACAAAGTCGATGGCGATCAGATTCTATATATCATCGCCCGTGAAGGTTTACGTCAAGGGCAACTGCGCGGTGGCGCGGTGGGCACGCTGATGAGTAACATGGGGCTTGAGGTTGCGTTAAAGCAACTGGGTATCCCGTTTGCTCGTGCCAAAGTGGGTGACCGCTATGTATTAGAAACGATGCAGGCAAAAGGGTGGCGCATCGGGGCAGAAAACTCCGGTCATGTGATCCTACTGGATAAAACCACGACAGGCGACGGTGTGATTGCTGGTTTGCAAGTCCTTACCGCGATAGTGAAAAACCATATGAGCCTGCATGATTTATGCAGCGGTATGAAGCTGTTTCCACAGATTCTGGTTAACGTGCGGTTTACGGGCGAACACGATCCGCTGGAAGATAAAAACGTGCAGCAGATTACGCAGGATGTGGAAAAAGAATTGGCTGGACGCGGGCGGGTATTGCTACGTAAATCCGGCACTGAGCCACTCATCCGTGTCATGGTTGAGGGTGAACACGAAGAGACGGTCATCGCGTTGGCGAATCGTATTGCTGATGCGGTGAAAGCCGTCGGCTGA